One Engraulis encrasicolus isolate BLACKSEA-1 chromosome 5, IST_EnEncr_1.0, whole genome shotgun sequence DNA segment encodes these proteins:
- the LOC134448265 gene encoding uncharacterized protein LOC134448265, translated as MANPRSVLFFSQVLITLVVVLLGILDAAPLQTQPECKGYIQHGGNVTYILPDNFPDLMANCEEAEILIGEKVSAIFENGKVPIELIPPVVAVTAHNFTLSSNQSSYPQPVDIGLYCLQSHTRISCFCDACINSVKNDSTISEPPIDEQSVSGTPDNSSTHYRVGAICAGVGMMIITLVGAFAWIVLRWRNSIEKKTEDVEYPLRDSSAETSASSSTEHLPGSQGLIETAPIMDHNNQEGI; from the exons ATGGCAAACCCTCGAAGCGTCCTGTTCTTTTCTCAAG tCCTAATAACCCTGGTGGTGGTCCTCCTTGGAATTCTTGATGCAGCTCCCCTACAGACACAACCGGAGTGCAAAGGTTACATTCAACATGGCGGCAATGTCACCTACATCCTCCCGGATAATTTTCCGGACCTAATGGCCAACTGTGAGGAGGCTGAAATCCTAATTGGG GAAAAGGTGTCTGCAATATTCGAGAATGGGAAGGTTCCAATCGAATTGATTCCTCCTGTGGTTGCAGTCACAGCTCACAACTTCACCTTAAGTTCCAACCAAAGTTCCTACCCTCAGCCCGTGGATATTGGCCTGTATTGTCTCCAG TCTCACACGCGCATAAGTTGCTTCT GTGATGCTTGCATCAACTCGGTGAAGAATGACAGCACCATATCAGAGCCTCCTATTGATGAGCAAAGTG TATCTGGGACCCCAGACAACAGCAGCACCCATTACCGAGTAGGTGCCATCTGTGCTGGTGTTGGCATGATGATCATCACCCTCGTTGGTGCTTTTGCTTGGATTGTCTTGCGGTGGCG TAATTCCATCGAGAAGAAGACAGAGGATGTGGAGTATCCTCTGAGGGACTCCAGTGCGGAGACGTCAGCATCGAGCTCCACCGAGCATCTTCCAGGGTCTCAGGGTCTCATTGAGACAGCTCCCATCATGGATCACAACAACCAGGAAGGAATCTGA